The genomic stretch CCTCACCCTGCAACCAGGCTGGAATCTGATTACTGAGACACAGCGCCGTGTGGGGGAGAACTTTATCGTCCGCTACCAATCCCTGCCCAGTGGGACACGCACTCGCCTGCGCTCCGTTCAGTCTGGCCCCTGGGTCAGGGTCGCCTCGCCCGAGTTTGGCAGCGAACTGAACCTCCGCGCCGGTCAGCCGCTGGCCGTGCCGTTCCAGCTGTTCCAGGACGGTGGCGTCAGCGGCCCCGTGACGGTGACCAGCAGCCTGCCCGGCGTGTCCGTCACGCCAGATACGCTCAATCTGCCGGCGCTGACCGGACAGGCTTTGGGGGTCCAGGCCGTCACAACTTCATTGACCTTGACGGCAGACGCGGGGCTGGCTGGGTTTTCCGACCCTCTGACCCTAACTTTCTTTCAGAATGGACAGATTGTGGGCCGGGTCAGCTACCTTCTTACCGTCACCCCCTGAAACCAGCACAGAGAAGCCCCCACCCGTTTCCAGGTGGGGGCTTCTCTGGTTGCCTGTGGCTCTTCGCCATCAGGCATCGGCGGTTAGCTCGTGTACGTCACGTTGTCGTTCACGGTGCCGGGGCGGGTGTCGTCGTAGGAGCGGTTGCCCGTCACGGCGTCGGTGCTGGTGCTACCTTCACCGTACTTCTCCAGCGTGCGGTCGTCGGCCACCTGCATCTCGCGGACGGTCATCAGACCCGTGCCAGCGGGAATCAGCTTGCCCAGAATAACGTTTTCCTTCAGGCCGATCAGGTCGTCCACCTGGCCCTTCATGCTGGCTTCGGTCAGCACGTGGGTGGTGTGCTGGAAGCTCGCTGCCGACAGCCACGACTTGGTGGTCAGGCTGCTCTTGGTGATACCCAGCAGCACCGGCTTCCAGCTGGCTGGGGTGGTGTCTTCACCCAGCGCGTCGTTGGCCTGATCCACTTCCCAGCGCTCGACGGTCTGGCCTTCGAGCAGCTCGGTGTTGCCGCCGTCGGTCACTTCGACCCAGCGCAGCATCTGGCGCACGATGATTTCAATGTGCTTGTCGTGCACCTTCACGCCCTGGCTGCGGTATACGCGCTGCACTTCTTCCACCAGGTAACGCTGGGCGGCGTCGGTGTCTTTGTACAGCAGCAGGTCGTGGGGGTTGATGGCCCCGCGCGTCAGGGCCTGGCCGGCTTCCACGCGGTCGCCGTCGCGCACGATCATGCGCAGGCTCTTGCTGATCTTGGTGGCGGTTTTGGAGCTGTACTGGTCGTCGTCGGCCTCAATTCGCACGAGGTAACGCTCTTCCTCTTCCTCAATCCGCACGGTGCCGTCGCGGTCCGCCACAGCCGCGCTGGTCTTGGGCTTGCGGGCCTCGAACAGTTCGATCACGCGGGGCAGACCCATCGTGATGTCGCCGCCGCCGCTGCCGGCCACGCCCCCGGTGTGGAAGGTGCGCATGGTCAGCTGCGTGCCGGGCTCGCCGATGGATTCGGCGGCCACCACGCCCACGGCTTCACCCATGCTCACAGGCTTGGCCTGCGAGAGGTCGTAGCCGTAGCACTTCTGGCACACGCCACTCTTCACGCGGCAGTTCAGCGGGGTCCGCACGAAGACGTGTTGCAGGGTCTTGGCACTGCGGGTGATCGCCTTCACGTCTTCCAGGCTCAGCATCTCGCCGGCTTCGATGGTACGGCCCTCGACTTCCACGGAGTCGGCCAGGGTGCGGCCATAGATGCTGGTCTCGATCTCGCTGGCCTTGCGGGTGCGCCACTCGCCGGTACGCTCATCCAGCGCGCCCAGCGGCATGGAGGTGTAGTCGGTGGTGCCGCAGTCCACGTCGCGCACGACGACTTCGTGAGCCACGTCCACCAGCTTGCGGGTCAGGTAGCCGGAGTCGGCGGTGCGGAGCGCGGTGTCGGCCCCACCCTTGCGGGCGCCGTGGGTCGAGATGAAGTATTCCAGCACCGACAGGCCTTCACGGAACGACGCCCGGATCGGCACCTCGATCGTGCTGCCGTCGGGGCGGGCCATCAGGCCGCGCATCCCGGCCAGCTGGGTGATCTGCTGGGCGTTACCACGCGCGCCCGACAGGCTCATGATCCACAGCGGGTTGAAGGGGTAGTTCTTGCCGAAGTTGTCGAACATGGCGTTCTTGACTTCGTCCTTCGTGTCGTTCCAGAGCTGCACGACCTGCTTGTAGCGCTCTTCTTCGGTCATGAAGCCGAACTCGAAGTTCTGCTCGATTTCCGCCACCTTGGCGTCGGCTTCGGCCAGAATCTCGGTCTTGGCGGGCGGAATCACGATGTCGTCAATGCCGATCGTGATGCCCGAGGTCGTGGAGAGCTTGAAGCCCGCGTCCTTCAGGCCGTCCAGCAGGCCAGCGGTGGCCTCGATCCCGAGGTGCTTGAAGCACGCCATGACCATGTCCTTGAGGTGGTCTTTCTCGTACGCCGTTTCCAGATTCACGAGGGTATCCACCAGGCTGGCCTGGTGCCCCAGGGCTTCCTGCACGATGCGGCGGAACATCACGCGGCCCGCACTGGTGTCGTAGGTCACGCCGTTGAGGCGAATCCGGACGTGGTCCTGATGGTCGATCTCACCGCGCTCGACAGCCATGATGGCCTCGTCGGGCGTCGAGAAGACGTACTTCAGGCGGCCGGGGCTGGTGTCCTGCCCCGCCACCTTGATGGCGCTGTTCAGGGCAATCTTGCCAGCCTCAAAGGCGGCCAGCGCCTCCTGAGGGCCTGCGTACTCGCTGCCGGCACCCAGGTTGTCGGTGCGCAGCAGGGTCAGCGTGAAGATCCCGAGGATGATGTCGCGGCTGGGCTTCACGTTCGGCTCGCCGTTGGCGGGCGAGAGCAGGTTGTGGGCGCTGAGCATCTGAATGCGCGCTTCGGCCTGCGCCTGGGCGCTCAGGGGGACGTGAATCGCCATCTGGTCGCCGTCGAAGTCGGCGTTGAAGGCTTCACAGACCAGCGGGTGCAGCTGAATGCTCTGCCCTTCCACCAGCACCGGCTCAAAGGCCTGAATGCCCAGACGGTGCAGGGTCGGCGCGCGGTTGAGCAGCACGACCTTGTCTTCAATCACTTCTTCCAGGGCGTCCCACACGCTGTCGCGGGTGTCGCGGTAACGCTCCAGCATCTTGCGGGCCTGCTTGATGTTGGTGACTTCGCCCTTCTCTTCAAGCACCTTGAACAAGAAGGGCTTGAAGAGTTCCAGCGCCATGCGCTTGGGCACCCCGCACTGGTGCAGCTTGAGCTGCGGGCCCACCACGATCACCGAGCGGCCCGAGTAGTCCACGCGCTTGCCGAGCAGGTTCTGGCGGAAGCGGCCCTGCTTGCCGCCCAGCAGGTCAGTCAGGGAACGCAGGCTGCGGTCAGAGCCGGGGTTGGTCACAGGGCTGCCCCGGCGGCCGTTGTCGATCAGCGCGTCTACGGCTTCTTGCAGCATGCGCTTCTCGTTGCGGATGATCATGTCCGGCGCACCCTGACCCATCAACTTCTTGAGACGGTTGTTGCGGTTGATCAGGCGGCGGTACAGGTCGTTCAGGTCCGAGGTCGCAAAGCGGCCCCCGTCCACCTGCACCATCGGGCGCAGGTCAGGCGGCATGACGGGAACGGTGTTCAGGATCATCCAGCTGGGGTGGTTGCCGCTGCGCTTGAATGCGCGGGTCACTTCCAGGCGCTTGCGGGCCTTGGCGCGCTTGTGGCGCGAGCTGTCTTTCATCATCTCGTTCAGCTCGGCTTCCAGGATGTCCAGGTCCAGGTCGTCCAGCAGTTCCTTGACCGCTTCGGCGCCCATCTTGGCCTCGAAGTCGTAGGACTCGATGACGCGCACCTGCTTGCGCACGAGGTCAATCTCGATGCGGCCCGAGATGTCGCTGCGCAGTTCGCCGCTGTCGGCCAGTTCGTCGCCCGGCTCCACGCGGTCCCCGTTGACGACCAGGGGCTCATCCTCGTAGGTGTACACCTTGGCCTTGGAGACGATGATGCTGGCGGGGTTGTGCAGCGTAATGACGCCGTCGGCATCGGCCGTGATCTGCTCTTCCACGTCAATAGCACCGATGACCCGCTGGCCCTTCTTGACCTCGCTGCCGTCGCCGACCAGCACGTGCATGGTGGGGTTGATGGGGTACTCGGCGCGGCGGGTCCAATGGGCCTTGACGGCCACGTCGCCCTTCTTCTTGGGGAAGGTGACGCCAGATAAGCGGCTGTCGCGGCTCACGCGCAGGCGGGTGCCGGCCGAGGCGTCGGCCAGCACGGCGCCGGCCTCAACGATCTCGCCGTGGACAACCTGCACGTTCAGGCCGTGGGGCACGTACACGCGGGCCAGGACTTCTCCGCTGGGGGTGCCTTCCTCGTCCACGCCTTCACGCAGCTCGACCATCACGGAGTCTTCGCCCAGTTCGTGCAGCACGATGGTGCCGTCTACCGGGGCCGTGATCTGCACGTCACTTTCCAGCTCGGCCAGAATCTCACCGGCACGGAAGGTGTCCTGTTCCACCAGCGCTTCGGTCGGCAGCGGTAGGGTCGCTTCGACTTCCTCGGCGTAGGCGATCAGGGCGCGGCGGGGGAAGCGGTACTGGGCCAGGCCGTCCATCTTGGAGACCACGTTGCCGCCCAGAATCTGCCCGCGCGTCACGTACTCGCCGTCCCGAATCTCGGCTTCTACGCCGCCCGTCAGCGAGTAGGTTTCCTGACGGCCAAAGCGCAGTTCACGGTACTCGTCGTCGCTCAGCAGTTCGCCGCGCTTGAGGGGGCGGCCGTCTTTCTGAGCGTTGCGGGGATCGGTGACCAGGAAGGAGCTGAAGTACAGCACCTTTTCCAGCTGGCCGGCGGACAGGTCCAGCAGCGTGCCGATCTTGCTGGGCGTGTCCTTGACGTACCAGATGTGGGCGGCGGGGGTCGCCAGGTCAATGTGACCCATGCGGTAGCGGCGCACCTTGGAGGAGGTGACTTCCACGCCGCAGCGCTCGCAGACCTTACCTTCGTAGCGCTGGCGCTTGTATTTGCCGCAGGCACACTCGTAGTCCTTCTGGGGTCCAAAGATGCGCTCGTCAAAGAGGCCTTCGCGCTCGGGCTTGAGGGTGCGGTAGTTGATGGTTTCGGGCTTTTCGACCTCGCCGAAGCTCCACTCGCGGATCTTTTCCGGGCTGGCAATGGCGATACGGACTTTGTTGAAATCTTTCATTCAGACTCCTGTAGAAGAGGGCTGACTTGCTTGTTGATGCTCTTCCCCCTTGAGGGGGAGGCTGGGTGGGGGTGGGACACGGCGGGCCCGCTCCACCCCCTCTGTCCCTGCGGGACATCTCCCTCCTGAAGGGGGAGAGGGAAGGGCAGCGCCTTAGCGCTTGGGCATCATCCCTTCGAAGATGTCCACGGCGCGGTCACCGTTGTCGAGGACTTCCACGTCTAGGCCCAGCGAGTGCAGCTCCTTGACGAGCACCTTGAAGGACTCGGGGATGGTGCTGCCCGACACTTCCTCGCCCTTGACGATGCTCTGGTAGGCGGCGTCACGGCCGTCAATATCGTCGGACTTGATGGTCAGCATTTCTTGCAGGGTGTGCGCGGCGCCGTAGGCTTCCAGCGCCCACACTTCCATTTCCCCGAAGCGCTGACCGCCGAACTGCGCCTTGCCGCCCAGCGGCTGCTGGGTGATGAGGCTGTACGGGCCCGTGGAGCGCGCGTGCAGCTTGTCTTCCACCATGTGGTACAGCTTCATGACGTACATGGTGCCGACCACCACGGGGCCACTGATGGGCTCGCCGGTGCGGCCGTCGTACAGCACGCTCTTACCGGTGCGGCTCAGTTCCATCTGCGACTTCTCGTAGTCGCCCTGGGTGTCGGTGATGACCCCCAGTTTGGCGGCGCGGTCCAGCACTTCCTGCTCGCGCTTGTCGAGTTCCAGGCCGTCGTCCTTGTTCTTCTGGATACGCTCGGCGGCGGCCACTTCCAGCATTTCCTTGATGGTCGCTTCGGTCACCGAGTCGAACACCGGGGTCTCGAACTTCTGGCCGGTCAGGCGCGCCACTTCACCCAGGTGGGTTTCCAGAATCTGGCCCAGGTTCATGCGGCTGGGCACGCCCAGCGGGTTAAACACCAAGTCCACGGGCGTGCCGTCTTCCAGGTAAGGCATGTCTTCCGGGGCCATGATCTTAGAGACCACGCCCTTGTTGCCGTGGCGGTTGGCGACCTTGTCCCCCACCTGCAGCTGGCGCTTCTGCGCCACGTACACGCGCACCATCTCACGCACGCCGGGCTTCAGATCCACGCCTTCGTCGCCGCGGCGGAAGCGCACAGTCTTCACCACGATCCCGCCCTGACCGGACTGCACGCGCAGCGAGGTGTCCTTCACTTCGCGGGCTTTCTCACCGAAGATCGAGCGCAGCAGT from Deinococcus betulae encodes the following:
- the rpoC gene encoding DNA-directed RNA polymerase subunit beta'; amino-acid sequence: MKDFNKVRIAIASPEKIREWSFGEVEKPETINYRTLKPEREGLFDERIFGPQKDYECACGKYKRQRYEGKVCERCGVEVTSSKVRRYRMGHIDLATPAAHIWYVKDTPSKIGTLLDLSAGQLEKVLYFSSFLVTDPRNAQKDGRPLKRGELLSDDEYRELRFGRQETYSLTGGVEAEIRDGEYVTRGQILGGNVVSKMDGLAQYRFPRRALIAYAEEVEATLPLPTEALVEQDTFRAGEILAELESDVQITAPVDGTIVLHELGEDSVMVELREGVDEEGTPSGEVLARVYVPHGLNVQVVHGEIVEAGAVLADASAGTRLRVSRDSRLSGVTFPKKKGDVAVKAHWTRRAEYPINPTMHVLVGDGSEVKKGQRVIGAIDVEEQITADADGVITLHNPASIIVSKAKVYTYEDEPLVVNGDRVEPGDELADSGELRSDISGRIEIDLVRKQVRVIESYDFEAKMGAEAVKELLDDLDLDILEAELNEMMKDSSRHKRAKARKRLEVTRAFKRSGNHPSWMILNTVPVMPPDLRPMVQVDGGRFATSDLNDLYRRLINRNNRLKKLMGQGAPDMIIRNEKRMLQEAVDALIDNGRRGSPVTNPGSDRSLRSLTDLLGGKQGRFRQNLLGKRVDYSGRSVIVVGPQLKLHQCGVPKRMALELFKPFLFKVLEEKGEVTNIKQARKMLERYRDTRDSVWDALEEVIEDKVVLLNRAPTLHRLGIQAFEPVLVEGQSIQLHPLVCEAFNADFDGDQMAIHVPLSAQAQAEARIQMLSAHNLLSPANGEPNVKPSRDIILGIFTLTLLRTDNLGAGSEYAGPQEALAAFEAGKIALNSAIKVAGQDTSPGRLKYVFSTPDEAIMAVERGEIDHQDHVRIRLNGVTYDTSAGRVMFRRIVQEALGHQASLVDTLVNLETAYEKDHLKDMVMACFKHLGIEATAGLLDGLKDAGFKLSTTSGITIGIDDIVIPPAKTEILAEADAKVAEIEQNFEFGFMTEEERYKQVVQLWNDTKDEVKNAMFDNFGKNYPFNPLWIMSLSGARGNAQQITQLAGMRGLMARPDGSTIEVPIRASFREGLSVLEYFISTHGARKGGADTALRTADSGYLTRKLVDVAHEVVVRDVDCGTTDYTSMPLGALDERTGEWRTRKASEIETSIYGRTLADSVEVEGRTIEAGEMLSLEDVKAITRSAKTLQHVFVRTPLNCRVKSGVCQKCYGYDLSQAKPVSMGEAVGVVAAESIGEPGTQLTMRTFHTGGVAGSGGGDITMGLPRVIELFEARKPKTSAAVADRDGTVRIEEEEERYLVRIEADDDQYSSKTATKISKSLRMIVRDGDRVEAGQALTRGAINPHDLLLYKDTDAAQRYLVEEVQRVYRSQGVKVHDKHIEIIVRQMLRWVEVTDGGNTELLEGQTVERWEVDQANDALGEDTTPASWKPVLLGITKSSLTTKSWLSAASFQHTTHVLTEASMKGQVDDLIGLKENVILGKLIPAGTGLMTVREMQVADDRTLEKYGEGSTSTDAVTGNRSYDDTRPGTVNDNVTYTS